Within the Terriglobales bacterium genome, the region CCGCTGCTTGGGACATGTTGGCGACGGTTCGAATCCCGGATTGCCCGCAATTGCTGTCTGCCAGTCCTGGTTGGGAAATCGGATCACCCACGGCACCCTGATCGGATTTGTTAAGCACGTGGTTGTTGCTCAGGATGTAAAGGGTTCCGGCGCGCGAGACTAGGGAGCCGAGCGTTCCTGAGCAACAAAAGAGGCTGTTCCCACTCTTCGTTGTGTCGGTCGAATTGCCGCCGCTGGTACCGAGTTTGATTGGACCGCTCTGTGGGTCCTGATTGTCGTGATGAACACGAATGTCGGCCTTGGCGGTTCCCGATTTGGTAGTATCAGCTACCGAAGTTGCGGTAATCGTTACGCTGGATGGATTGGGAGCGACCGCCGGAGCGGTGTAGAGTCCCGATGAGCTGATGGTGCCGACCGTGGAGTTCCCGCCCTGCACTTGGTTTGCACTCCAGGTCACGCTTGTATCCGTGGCTCCTGTCACCGTGGCGGCGTAAAGCTGTGTTCCGCCGGGAGCCAGTGTTGCCGACGGAGGTGCAACTGTAACCGTAATATTTGAGCTACCTGAGTTACGAGTACCGCCAGAGCTGGATCCGCCACCGCCTCCTCCGCACGAGATAAAAGCCATTGAGCACGAGAACAACAGCAGTGCCTTGAACCAGCTTGCGCTCTTCAACTCCATTCAGCTACTCCGCGTTCAGTGTGGTTGCTTTGATTCAGGAACTCGGAAAAAGGATACCAAGCTGGGACGAAGTCGCTCAACTCCTTCAGACTCGAATGGTCAACTCCCTCTGAGTTGGAAACATGTAGCAACTACCATCCTGAACCGCGAGGAGAACCTTTAGGAATATTTCGATTTGACTGCTGCCTCTCGAATCCTCGTCTAAGACCCTGGTGAAGAAACGTTTGAGCACGTGATTGCAAGTTGACTTCAACAATTCAAGGGAGCGTAGGCTGCAACGGATCGCACTCAGTCGTAATATCCATCTCGCGTCTGTACGACGTCGTTCTTGTCCCTCGCAGCCAGGTGGATCTTATGGTAGGCAGACGCTGTTCCGCCGTGATCGGGTGTGTAGCCGATGTTGTATTGATTGCGCAGCTCTTGCTCAATTTGGGAATAGATCTGGTCGACCGACTGTTTCTTCGAGATCTCGAACATACGCCCGCCGGTCTGCTTCGCAATGCGTTCGAGGACCTTCTTGCCATCCTCTCGAGACTCCTGCGGATAGCGACCCGCACCGGGGCGGCCCATCCCTCCGCGATTCCAGCCGCCATGCCGGCCGCCATATCCGCCGAAGGCGCTGGGTTCTTCCCCTTTGAAGTAAATGCAGTAGACCAGAGTATTCGCGCGCTGAGCAGATTCAACCGCGCTCTCGAGTGAAGTCTTACTGCCACGATCGTCGCCGTCGGTAAGCAGGATGAGCGCCTTGCGTCCTTGCTGCTTTTGCATCAACTCATCCGAGGCGAGAAAGATGGCGTCGTAAAGCAGCGTACCGCCACCGCCAAAGTGACGACGCCGGCCTCGGCCGCCTCCCGGGTATCCTCCGGGCGATCCACCTGAATTCCCCTGATCGGTGCGCTGAGTAGGTTCGATCTCTTCCAAGGCGGAGGCCAGTTTCTGCTTGGACGACGTGAGGTCCTGGAGCAGCTCAACTTCGCGGTCGAAGTGGATCAGAAACGCCGAGTCCTTGTCCTCGCGCACAACTTTAGTAAGAAACGTTCCGCTGGCGTTGCGTTCATCGGGGAGCGCACTCAGTGTGCTCATGCTGGTATCGACGAGCAATCCTAATTTGAGCGGCAGGTCAGTCTCGCGGGTGAAATATTTAATGGCTTGCGGACGGCCATCTTCTTCGAGCGAGAAATCATCCTTCGAAAGATTGCTGATGATTTGCCCGTGCTTGTCGCGCACGGTCGCGAACAAATTAACGACCTTCACCGTCGCAGAAAATGTAGGTTTCGAGGGTTCAGAGTTCACCGACGAACTTTTGCTGCCTCGGCTGTCCTCTGCAAAACCAACCGTCAGTAAAGCAGCAGAAACCAGCCACACCAAGCCTGCAGAAAGCCATTTCCTGCAAGTTGGCGCGTCGGAGGAGTAGCGAGGGACGAACATCGTGGGCTTCTGCCCGACATGAACCCCATCCGCGCAAACAAGTCGCGGCCGATTTTTGATCAACCGACGTCTAGTGCGCTATCCGTCCCCCTTACGGTCAAAACCTGCGGCGAAGTGTTTCTATTGCTCCATATCTTTAATGTGTGTCGCGATGTACCACGTATTGCCAAACGCGTCCTTCACTCCTCCACTGCGATCGCCATACGGATGGTCGGTGAGCTCGGCGATTGAGGTGGCTCCTGCAGCCAGGGCACGGTGATACACCGTGTCGCAGTCTGGGACATATAGATAGAACATGCCCGGCATCGGCTGATAGATGCCTTGTGCTTCGCCCATCTCTAGATGAGAGCTGCCAATCTTCATCGTCATGTGATGGATCACTCCATCGGGCGATGCGTAGCGGCCCAGATCTTCGGCACCGAAGGCGCGCTTCATGAAATCAATTACGGGTAGCGCGCGCACGGGATGCAGATACGGCTGCACATCGGGCGCCCCTTCCCATTTGTAATTCTCACCTCTGTAGGTGGCGATATACCAGAAATTGCCCGCCGGGTCCTTTATAGCGCCCGAACGTTCTCCGTAGGACTGATCGACCGGTTCGCCGATCGAGGTACCACCTGCTTCGAGCGCTCGCTTGTACGTTGCATCGCAATCGGGGACGTACATGTGAAACGCCATCGGCGTCGATTCGCCGCGCCATGAGAGTCCAGGACCGCCGCCGCCCATCATCAGCATGGAGTCGCCGATGCGAATCTCCGCATGAATGCCGCCGGCCGAGCCGATAGCCCGGAATTTCTCTTCCGCTCCGAACGCACGTTGCACGAACTCGATCAGCGCCGCCGCATCTTGCGCCACCGGATACGGTGTGACCGTGCGGTACCCTTTCGGGACAGGATCCACTTTCGTTTTCTTGGGCTCCTCGCTCGTCATGACACGGAAGCGGCGATGCATCTCCTCAACCGACATACGTTCCTTGACCGTGGAAACACCCCAGAGGTATCCGAAGGGATCACGCAGAGTTCCCTGCCGGTACCCGTAGAACTGATCTTTCACCGGATTAGCTATCGTCGCGCCTTCAGCAACCGCGTGCGCGACAAAGGCATCGACGTCAGGAACGTTGAGTTCAATGCTAATGGGCGTATTGCCGAGTGTCTCCGCGCTGAAGCGTCCGCCTTGCGGCCATTCTTCACCGAGCATGATGAGTGCGTCGCCAATCATGAGCTCCGCATGTCCGATGCCGCCCTCTGTCTCGAAGCGCATGATCTCCTTCGCACCGAAAGCGCGCTTGTAGAAATCGATTGCAATTCCGGCTTTCTTGAATCTCAACGCCGGCGCCGCCTGTGCGTGAACCTCCGGGATGGATTCTGCTCTTGCCGCCATAGAAGTGCTCCTTTCCAAATCAGATCTCAAACGTTCAATAAATTCTTCGCGCGGCAAGTTGCGCAATTCACCCGCGACACGCACAAGTGGCGCTATTTCAGCATCGCCGCGTACCGGCAACGCGTCGCTGCGGGAGAACAGCTTGCCGATTGCCTGATCCAGTCGTTCGAAGCGTGAGAGCTTAGCCATTACCACCCTCCACGCTTGCGCGAAGTTTTTCCAGAGCGCGGAACTGAAGTTGCTTCACCGCTCCTTCACTTCGTCCCAGTTCCTGCGCGATCTCCCGAATACTCTTCTCCTCAACGAAACGCGACACCACAACTCGCCGCTGATCCTCGGGAAGACGCTTTACCAACTGGAAGAGAGCCGCTCGCTCCTCAATCTCTTCCATGCGAGGGTCCTTTGGTTCATCCGTAATCGGGTTCCCAGTCTCCCTGGCCGTGCTCCGCCAGCGATCGATAATGCGATGTGCCGCAATACGAATCAGCCAGGCGGCAAACGGCGCTCCACGCCACTCGAAACTCTTTAGGTTCTCCAGCGCGTGGTGAAACACGTCGGAGGTAATGTCTTCAGCCTCTTCGCGCGTGCCCACCCGCCGCGACACGTAGACGTATACCTGATACACATTCCGCTGATAGAGGTCCCCAAAGCGCGCGGGATCGCGCTTCGCGGCTTCCACTAGAAGCCGCTCGTCCGCGTCATTCTTCAAAGCCTTCAACCGGCTCTCCGCATGTGGCGCTCATTAAGATAAACGCACGGGAAGCAAAAAAGGTTACGGCGGGATATCTATGACATCCCGCCGTCTGAACCGGCCTTTATTTCGAGGAATGAGAAGCTCGGGCGAGCTACTTCACGGCGTACCGGTCCGGGAAAGCTTGGATACTACTCGCACGCGTTCAACGAACATGCGGTTTAGAAACTCTGCTCTTACGTGAAAGTCAATGACCCTGCCGCGGAGCCTTGCCGGCACCCAGTGCTCTCGAGCCTTGTGGTTTTGCGGAATATAGAATTCGATTAGCTTGGCCATGGTCGTAACTCCTCATCAAATGGCCGGTCTGGTGGGGGGCAAATCCACTTCAGTCTTGAACTTGGATCCACCTCGGACCCTGCGCCGTTTGCTTAGCATCTTGCAATTTTTTCGCCAAAGCTGGCAGTTCTCGTAAGGTGCTGACTTTGCGGTGCAACGCAATCCTTGCCGCACGGCTAGCCTGGGAGCGGGACGAACCCTCCGGCTCGGAGTTAAGCGGAAGTCTAGCCGTCCGGTTAGAAGATCAAGAGGGCCAACACGTTGACCGAAGGGTTCGTTTGTAGATAAACGGGCATGCGCGAGCGCAGTCGGGGTAGAGAAGGAGTCAAGCAGGACCTTAAAGGGCTCGTAGTCCTTGCCTTAGTCGCCAGGCAAGCTACTTTGGCGACTGAAGCGCAGACGGTGTTCACGACGGTCGACGTTCCTATTTCAGATCTCGCAGCCGAGCGCCTATCTTGACGCGCAACGGTATCGGCAGCTCCGAGTATCCGTTCTTGGTGGCGATCTGCTGGCCATCGGAGAGCGTCCAGGTAAGGAAGCCGCGCAGGGCTGTTGCTCGCTCGGCATCTTGCCCATGCACGCGGAGATAAAGCCAGTCATAGCTGGAGATGGGAAAAGAGTGCTCGCCTGGCGGATTCGTCAGCGAGGCAGAGAACTTGTCGAAAGACGGTGCCTCGACAGCACGACATGCCTCCGCTAGGCTCTCCGGTGAAGCCTTCACGAAATGCTTTGAAGCATTGAGGACCAGACCAGACGGAATCTTCGACTCAATCGCATACTGAGCCTCGACAAATCCAATCGCGCCCGACTCCGACTTGACCGTTTCTACCATTTCGGAACTGCGCTCCGCCGGCTTGCCTACCGGCCACTTGGGAGAAGAGCTAGTCCCAACTTCACTGCGGAACTTCGGACTCACCTTGGAGAGAAACTCAGTAAAGATGAAGTTCGACCCTCTTCCCGCTGGACGATAGACTACTTTGATCGGCACCGCGGGTAGAGCTACTCCGGGATTGAGTTTCTCCAAAGCCGGAGAGTTCCAAGTCTTGATCTTGCCCATGAAGATGTCTGCCAGAACCTCTCCCGAGAATCGCAATTCGCTCCTAACGCCGGGGATGTTGTAGATGGGAACGATCCCGATCACAACCGCGGGAATCTGGATCAGTCCAGCCTTGGAGAGTTGCTGCGTACTCAAGGGAATCTCCCCGAGGGCGAAATCGCCACTGCCGTGAGAAATCGCAGCAATGCCTTCGTCAGTGCCGATGGCAACATATCTCACTTGAACATTGTGACTCTGTTGGTTGTACACCTCCGTCCACTTGCTCACGAGTGGAGCTGGAACCGTGGAACCCGAACCTACCAGCACAATACCCTGCTGACAGACCCCGATGTGTGCGCCCCAGCTGAGCAGGAGAGCCGTTCCCAGACCAATGCCAAAGAACTTTCTCATTAGTCAGCCATGCTTACGTGTAGGTTCCGGTTCGTCAAGTACCAGCATGGTTCCGGACGAGACACCGGCTCGCGTCGACTATTGACCCAATCCACTTAAACTAAGCCTGCGTTGTATTTCCGAAACGATCTGATCGGGCGAGCGTGAGATATCGACGACAATCGCGTCTGTCGGTTCTTCGAGGTCGGCGAACTGGCTGGAGAGCATCTCCGCCTTCATGAAATGAGCTTGCCGATGCGACAGGCGCTCATGAATCAGATCGGGTTCACCCTTTAAGTAGACAATCCTAACTTCCGGGCCGACTGTGAGCTGCTCTCTGTACTGTCGCTTCAAGGCTGAACACGCGAGCACAGCATTCTGTCCCGATTTGATCCAGCCGGCGATGGCATGCCGCATGGCGCGGAGCCACGGTTCACGATCGGCGTCCGTGAGCGGTACGCCCTGGCTCATCTTCTGAATGTTGGCGACAGGATGGAACTGGTCAGCATCGGCAAAGTTCCATTTCAGTGTTTTCGCAAGCATGGTGCCGATCAACGTCTTGCCTGAGCCAGCGACTCCCATGATCAGCAGCACCATGCTTGCTATTATCGCGTCAAGCGTTGATTGTTCACTCCACTCCTGCCGATCAGAAGTTTGCGACTTTAACTGGATTCAATCCATCTACTAAAGATGACAATTGGAGCCCGCGGGCTCTTATGAGTCCTTAACGTTTTTTACTGGGAATTTACGCAAGAAAAACTTTGGCTTACGTCTATTTGACAGACGGGAAATCCAGACTCGAATTGAAAAGGAAGTCGATAAATGAAAGCAAAGTTCGTCTTCATCATGCTGTTATTAGTTACTGCGGTCCCAGTCACATTGTTGGGCCGCACCGATGTGGGTACGAATGACCTTCCATCGTTCCAAATAGAGACGCCGGCATCCGAGGCGAACGCTACGACGATCGCAAATGTACTCTCTGCTCCTTCGGCCTTCCCGCGTGGACCGCGGGCGCTGCTTGAAGACTATCAGGCCGAGATGGCGGAGATTACGCAGAGCTTCTCCGCGCGAGTGGCAGCCATCGCTCAAGCGGTGCAGAGCGGACAACTCAGCAGCGAACAGGGACAGAAGCTCAGCACTGAGCAATATCAAATGGCGCAGATGCAATTCGACTTGCTCAGTGCCTGGCGCGAAATGCTGGAGCAGGATCTCGCCCGAACTCCAGAGGCTAAACCAGATCCCTCTGCGCCGCAGGCAAGCGAGATCGTAATGGTAGCCCTGCCGTTTTCTTCTCTGCAGCTCAATCCTTCGCTGGCTCAATATTTGGACCTGACAGATTCGCAGAGCAGCGCAATCCAGGAATTGATGACTGAGGAACGTGGGAATCTCCAACCGCTGATGGCGCAACTGCGATCAACCAGGGAAAAACTGCTCGCTGCCACCGGCTCGGCGAACGACAAAGAAGTGAAGGCCCTGGCGGCCACCCAGGCAAACATGCTCGCGAAGTTGATCGTCGCCAACTCTCGCATGCAAGCCAAACTCTACAAGCTCCTGACTCCGGAACAACGCAAGAAACTCGACAACTTCAAGAGGACCAGCGAGCCGATGATTGCGAGCAGGTGAATACCGCAACAGGTAGGCTCCTTAGCTAACTTCAATGTTTGACAGCTGTTCGCCCTTGAGGGACCCACACGGTCCATTTTCTGCGCACATTGTTGTTGGCATGCTGTGGGTTCTGGGGGTATGCTGCACCCAACTACCTCAAGAAATCAGGTTCAGCATGGGCGCAAAGCCCAAAAGAGCCATCAAAGGCGCTCCCGCACCGGGCGACGAGAAGCTCGGCTTGTGGGTGGACACGCATCTTTTGAGCCGGCACCTCAAGCAGCCCTCTCAATCCTTATTTGACCAGGTACTGCCGGCCTCTGCCGACAGACTGCTGCATTTTGCGGATCTTGCGCTGGGGTCAGTCAAGCCGGACAAATTCAAATCCGAAAGAGTCTCCAAGCAACGGGCAACAAATGGTCGTGCAGCAAAACTTTAAGATTTGTTAACGCCTCTGAAAAGACGCGACTTGTGGGCAAGCAAGTCGGGAGCTTAGAATTCCAGAAGAGCTGTTTCCCCCTGCTGAGTTGCCACTGATCGGCACTCAATTTCATTTACAAGAATCAGGAGTTCCCATGCCGACAGTCCTACTTTTGGAAGACCTCGACAGCGATGCCAGTGAAGTCGAATCGGCTTTGAGCCAAATTGGCGACTTCGAAGTAAAGCGTTTTCAGGCCGCATCCCAGGCAGTAGATTATCTGTCCGATGTGCTGCATACCAATTCGGAACTGCCGGCATTGATCGTCGTTGATCTCAACTTGTCGGACTCCAGCGGCTACGAGTTGCTGCGCTTCTATCATGCGACGCCCGGGCTTGCCGAAGTTCCTTTGACTGTTTGGAGCGTTCTGGATGGTGAAATCGATAAGAAGTTGACGACCTGGATGGGTTCGAAGAAGCTGATTTCGAAGAACAGCGGTCCCACCACTCTGCGCAAATCTCTCAGTTCCCTTCTGAGAACCGGCTCGGAAGCAAAACGGGCATAACATCTGCGATATAATCGAGGTTTGGCCTGAAGGGGCCAAGCATTCCAGTGGGCATGCGGCATTGCCATGTCTGCTCAGGAGAGTCCATGAGCAAGATCGCCGATTTACTGCAGGACAACGAATCTGAGCTGCTTGCAGACTGGGTGAAAGAGCAGCTTTCGACCTCCCGCCGTCGCGACCTGATGGACGACACCCAGTTGCAAACCCAATCGGCGGAGCTCTTGCGGTCGATAGCCAAAGCCACCCGAAATGGCAATCTGAGCGATACCGCTGGTCCGGAATGGTCTGATGTGCGCGAGCGCCTTTCGGAGATCTCGGCGAGCCGGGCGAAGCAGGGCTTCACTCCCGCTGAAACGGCTACCTTCGTTTTTTCGCTGAAGCAGCCACTGTTTGGGCGTCTGAGAAAGGATCTCGCCAAGAACCCTGACGCACTTGCGAATGAGCTCTGGACCGCCAATGTTTTGATTGACAAGCTAGGCCTGCTGACCACCGACAACTTCATTCAGGCAAAGGAGCAGATGATCCGCAAGCAAGCCGAAGAGATGCTGGAGCTTTCCACGCCGGTGGTGAAGCTTTGGCAGGGGATCGTTGCCATCCCCCTGATCGGCACGCTGGACAGCAACCGGACTCAGGTAGTAATGGAATCGTTGTTGAGCACGATCGTCGCGACCAATTCCAAGGTTGCAATTATCGACATTACAGGTGTTCCCGCGGTGGACACGCTCGTCGCGCAGCATCTGCTGAAGACCATCACTGCGGCCAAGCTGATGGGCGCGGAGTGCATCCTTAGCGGCATCAGGCCGCAGATCGCCCAAACCATCGTTCACCTCGGCATCAACCTCAATGAGGTCATCACCAAAGCGTCCATGGCCGATGCTCTCGCGGTTGCCCTGCAGAAAACCGGAAAGACCGTCGTCAGAGTGGACAAGCGAAAGCCCAGCGAAAGTAAGGATGCAGTCGACGCCAAAGAGCGTGGCGAGACGAAGGGAGCCTGACCAGTGGACAGAATCCCCATTCTTCGCATGGGTAACTTCCTGCTGGTCAC harbors:
- a CDS encoding RNA polymerase sigma factor — its product is MKALKNDADERLLVEAAKRDPARFGDLYQRNVYQVYVYVSRRVGTREEAEDITSDVFHHALENLKSFEWRGAPFAAWLIRIAAHRIIDRWRSTARETGNPITDEPKDPRMEEIEERAALFQLVKRLPEDQRRVVVSRFVEEKSIREIAQELGRSEGAVKQLQFRALEKLRASVEGGNG
- the pstS gene encoding phosphate ABC transporter substrate-binding protein PstS; the protein is MRKFFGIGLGTALLLSWGAHIGVCQQGIVLVGSGSTVPAPLVSKWTEVYNQQSHNVQVRYVAIGTDEGIAAISHGSGDFALGEIPLSTQQLSKAGLIQIPAVVIGIVPIYNIPGVRSELRFSGEVLADIFMGKIKTWNSPALEKLNPGVALPAVPIKVVYRPAGRGSNFIFTEFLSKVSPKFRSEVGTSSSPKWPVGKPAERSSEMVETVKSESGAIGFVEAQYAIESKIPSGLVLNASKHFVKASPESLAEACRAVEAPSFDKFSASLTNPPGEHSFPISSYDWLYLRVHGQDAERATALRGFLTWTLSDGQQIATKNGYSELPIPLRVKIGARLRDLK
- a CDS encoding VWA domain-containing protein yields the protein MNSEPSKPTFSATVKVVNLFATVRDKHGQIISNLSKDDFSLEEDGRPQAIKYFTRETDLPLKLGLLVDTSMSTLSALPDERNASGTFLTKVVREDKDSAFLIHFDREVELLQDLTSSKQKLASALEEIEPTQRTDQGNSGGSPGGYPGGGRGRRRHFGGGGTLLYDAIFLASDELMQKQQGRKALILLTDGDDRGSKTSLESAVESAQRANTLVYCIYFKGEEPSAFGGYGGRHGGWNRGGMGRPGAGRYPQESREDGKKVLERIAKQTGGRMFEISKKQSVDQIYSQIEQELRNQYNIGYTPDHGGTASAYHKIHLAARDKNDVVQTRDGYYD
- a CDS encoding VOC family protein → MAKLSRFERLDQAIGKLFSRSDALPVRGDAEIAPLVRVAGELRNLPREEFIERLRSDLERSTSMAARAESIPEVHAQAAPALRFKKAGIAIDFYKRAFGAKEIMRFETEGGIGHAELMIGDALIMLGEEWPQGGRFSAETLGNTPISIELNVPDVDAFVAHAVAEGATIANPVKDQFYGYRQGTLRDPFGYLWGVSTVKERMSVEEMHRRFRVMTSEEPKKTKVDPVPKGYRTVTPYPVAQDAAALIEFVQRAFGAEEKFRAIGSAGGIHAEIRIGDSMLMMGGGGPGLSWRGESTPMAFHMYVPDCDATYKRALEAGGTSIGEPVDQSYGERSGAIKDPAGNFWYIATYRGENYKWEGAPDVQPYLHPVRALPVIDFMKRAFGAEDLGRYASPDGVIHHMTMKIGSSHLEMGEAQGIYQPMPGMFYLYVPDCDTVYHRALAAGATSIAELTDHPYGDRSGGVKDAFGNTWYIATHIKDMEQ
- a CDS encoding gluconokinase, producing MVLLIMGVAGSGKTLIGTMLAKTLKWNFADADQFHPVANIQKMSQGVPLTDADREPWLRAMRHAIAGWIKSGQNAVLACSALKRQYREQLTVGPEVRIVYLKGEPDLIHERLSHRQAHFMKAEMLSSQFADLEEPTDAIVVDISRSPDQIVSEIQRRLSLSGLGQ
- a CDS encoding STAS domain-containing protein, translated to MSKIADLLQDNESELLADWVKEQLSTSRRRDLMDDTQLQTQSAELLRSIAKATRNGNLSDTAGPEWSDVRERLSEISASRAKQGFTPAETATFVFSLKQPLFGRLRKDLAKNPDALANELWTANVLIDKLGLLTTDNFIQAKEQMIRKQAEEMLELSTPVVKLWQGIVAIPLIGTLDSNRTQVVMESLLSTIVATNSKVAIIDITGVPAVDTLVAQHLLKTITAAKLMGAECILSGIRPQIAQTIVHLGINLNEVITKASMADALAVALQKTGKTVVRVDKRKPSESKDAVDAKERGETKGA
- a CDS encoding Spy/CpxP family protein refolding chaperone; the encoded protein is MKAKFVFIMLLLVTAVPVTLLGRTDVGTNDLPSFQIETPASEANATTIANVLSAPSAFPRGPRALLEDYQAEMAEITQSFSARVAAIAQAVQSGQLSSEQGQKLSTEQYQMAQMQFDLLSAWREMLEQDLARTPEAKPDPSAPQASEIVMVALPFSSLQLNPSLAQYLDLTDSQSSAIQELMTEERGNLQPLMAQLRSTREKLLAATGSANDKEVKALAATQANMLAKLIVANSRMQAKLYKLLTPEQRKKLDNFKRTSEPMIASR